A window of Thermococcus aggregans contains these coding sequences:
- a CDS encoding DUF4423 domain-containing protein, whose product MGKLDDVLELIEGGVRTPKEIADRLNLPVEEVEGIIKILESLGYVEKIEMSSSCQSCPLKKICPGSCVVFKGSLYELKKKDKKGT is encoded by the coding sequence ATGGGAAAACTGGACGATGTACTGGAGCTAATAGAGGGGGGAGTAAGAACACCCAAAGAGATAGCTGATAGGCTAAATCTTCCCGTGGAAGAAGTAGAAGGTATCATAAAAATCCTTGAGAGCTTGGGTTATGTGGAAAAAATTGAGATGAGCTCTTCATGTCAGAGCTGTCCCTTAAAGAAAATCTGTCCTGGGAGCTGTGTTGTTTTTAAAGGTAGTTTGTATGAGCTTAAGAAGAAAGATAAAAAGGGTACATAG
- the feoB gene encoding ferrous iron transport protein B: protein MTSCCSVENLSDKKKDGLKVIALAGNPNVGKTTIFNALTGLRQHVGNWPGVTVEKKEGIMKYRDKEFLVVDLPGTYSLTANSIDELIARNFILSGNADVVVDIVDASCLMRNLFLTMEIFEMGVKKVVIALNKIDIARKKGLHLDLKKMEKVLGVPVVPTNAKEGEGLEELKRIIANMAEGKIATNPVIPVYDEPIEREIEHISSLLRGTPLEEMYNIRWLAIKLLTRDQEVIKLVLKHLGPGKMDEILKHISELEVYYKRSLDIVIANQKYEFIDKLMHQFVIHSGEFKETLSDQIDRVLTHPVYGILGLMGVFYVLFKFVFTIGTPMQEFLDSAFASFGEFVAGFIGNETLRGLIVDGIIGGVGSVLSFFPLVFLLFIAMSILEDSGYMARAAVVMERIMRKFGLPGKSFIPMVLAFGCNVPAIMATRTLEDERDRILTMLINPLVPCSARMVVITFLAGAFFSDHKALVAVSIYTISLFLALLSALILGKFVIKGEESPFVIELPEYSLPSWKVAIVHSWERSKEFLRKAGTVILLGSVAIWYLSTYPEPIGSGMSYAEKLGKIFEPFTMLMGLDWKAAVSLIFGIIAKENVIATYGIIYGVGESEEALISLMQSAMTGLQAFVLALVTTLYIPCIATIGAIRAEGGTKWALVASVYNLLLASVVGILVYNIGLLLGF from the coding sequence ATGACATCTTGCTGCAGCGTTGAAAACCTCTCAGATAAAAAGAAAGACGGTTTAAAGGTCATTGCACTGGCTGGCAATCCAAATGTTGGAAAAACAACGATATTCAATGCTTTAACTGGTCTTAGGCAACATGTGGGAAACTGGCCCGGAGTAACGGTTGAAAAGAAAGAGGGTATAATGAAGTACCGCGATAAGGAGTTTTTAGTTGTAGACCTTCCGGGAACGTATTCCCTTACTGCAAATTCCATAGACGAGCTCATTGCAAGGAATTTCATTCTTAGTGGAAATGCTGATGTTGTTGTGGATATAGTTGATGCTTCTTGTCTCATGAGGAACCTCTTTTTGACCATGGAAATTTTTGAGATGGGGGTCAAAAAAGTCGTCATTGCCTTGAATAAAATTGACATCGCAAGAAAGAAGGGACTTCATCTTGATTTAAAGAAAATGGAAAAAGTTCTTGGGGTTCCAGTAGTTCCAACAAATGCTAAGGAAGGCGAAGGACTTGAGGAGCTTAAGAGGATTATAGCCAACATGGCAGAAGGAAAGATAGCAACCAATCCTGTAATTCCGGTATATGATGAACCTATAGAGAGGGAGATAGAGCACATTTCCAGCCTTTTGAGGGGAACTCCCTTAGAAGAGATGTACAACATCAGATGGTTGGCTATAAAGCTTCTTACAAGGGATCAGGAAGTAATAAAGCTTGTCTTGAAACATCTCGGCCCAGGGAAAATGGACGAAATACTTAAGCATATAAGCGAGCTGGAAGTTTACTATAAGCGTTCCCTTGATATCGTGATAGCAAACCAAAAGTACGAGTTTATAGATAAGCTTATGCATCAATTTGTCATTCACTCCGGGGAATTCAAAGAAACTCTCAGTGATCAGATTGATAGGGTTCTTACTCATCCGGTTTATGGTATCTTGGGACTCATGGGAGTGTTCTACGTTCTTTTCAAGTTCGTGTTTACCATAGGAACCCCTATGCAGGAGTTTCTGGACAGTGCTTTTGCATCCTTCGGTGAATTTGTGGCGGGATTTATAGGAAACGAAACCTTAAGGGGCCTCATTGTCGATGGAATCATAGGTGGTGTTGGCTCTGTGTTAAGCTTTTTCCCTCTGGTCTTTTTGCTCTTCATTGCAATGTCAATTCTCGAAGACAGTGGATATATGGCGAGAGCAGCTGTTGTTATGGAGAGAATAATGAGAAAGTTCGGCCTTCCTGGAAAAAGCTTTATTCCGATGGTGTTGGCGTTTGGATGCAATGTTCCAGCTATAATGGCCACACGTACTTTAGAAGACGAGAGAGACAGAATACTGACCATGCTGATAAATCCGCTCGTGCCATGCAGTGCGAGAATGGTGGTCATAACGTTCTTAGCGGGGGCGTTCTTTAGCGATCATAAGGCCCTCGTGGCGGTTAGCATATATACAATCTCCCTATTCCTTGCCCTCCTTTCGGCTCTAATACTTGGAAAGTTTGTTATAAAAGGGGAAGAGAGCCCATTCGTAATAGAACTTCCGGAGTACTCTCTCCCATCGTGGAAAGTCGCTATAGTGCATTCATGGGAAAGAAGCAAAGAATTCCTGAGAAAAGCCGGCACGGTAATTCTCCTCGGCTCTGTGGCAATATGGTACCTAAGCACTTATCCCGAACCTATAGGTAGCGGCATGAGCTACGCGGAAAAACTTGGAAAAATATTCGAACCGTTTACAATGCTTATGGGCCTCGACTGGAAGGCTGCTGTAAGTTTGATCTTTGGAATAATAGCCAAAGAGAACGTTATTGCAACATATGGGATAATCTATGGGGTAGGGGAGAGCGAGGAAGCTCTCATCTCACTGATGCAAAGTGCAATGACTGGTTTACAGGCATTTGTCTTGGCTTTGGTAACCACCCTTTATATCCCCTGTATAGCCACCATAGGGGCAATACGTGCTGAAGGAGGTACTAAGTGGGCTTTGGTGGCTTCCGTTTATAACCTTCTGCTTGCGAGTGTGGTTGGTATATTAGTTTACAACATTGGCCTCTTGCTTGGGTTCTGA
- a CDS encoding FeoA family protein — protein MYVLLTQMREGERGIIVDILGGHGVRSRLLGMGIAPGTKIVVIKPGNPGPYIIAVGNTRIALGRGVAEKIIVRRELQ, from the coding sequence ATGTATGTGCTCTTAACTCAGATGCGTGAAGGTGAGAGGGGAATCATCGTTGACATCCTAGGAGGACATGGGGTTAGAAGCAGACTCCTTGGAATGGGAATAGCCCCAGGAACTAAGATTGTTGTGATCAAACCAGGAAATCCGGGACCGTATATAATTGCAGTTGGGAATACCCGCATAGCTCTGGGGCGAGGAGTTGCGGAGAAGATTATAGTTAGGAGGGAACTCCAATGA
- a CDS encoding AI-2E family transporter — METEHAVWIAVSLIILFIVWKTVEPLITPIIFALTVAYIFHPLHERLAKRLSTNKSAMLLSALMTLLLIAFIFSIVLWFRDVTRSLVIYINEALSWFLSLNLPPDIGESAAILIERISEKTSEEILNYTLSIPKLLLQAIVFIAVFYGILVHSRDLSKELYALLPEERKDLGIELIEKAKYTLNAILRTWLMLSVFKGFLLAVGFYIFGVANLSGAIAAGILCVVLELLPIIGGWIVWIAGAIYLFTQGSIFAGIMLSLYGAILISPGPDITIRPKLVAEGARINPALALVGIFGGIMGFGIKGLIIGPVALGLLSTLLEEWKEQKSKG; from the coding sequence ATGGAGACGGAACATGCTGTCTGGATTGCTGTTTCTCTTATAATTCTTTTCATCGTGTGGAAAACTGTGGAGCCCCTTATTACACCGATAATTTTTGCCCTAACAGTCGCATACATATTTCATCCTCTCCATGAACGGCTAGCAAAGAGGCTTAGTACCAACAAGTCTGCCATGTTGCTCTCGGCTTTGATGACCCTGCTTTTAATAGCCTTTATATTCAGTATAGTGTTGTGGTTTAGAGATGTGACCAGGTCGTTGGTAATTTATATAAACGAAGCTCTTAGCTGGTTTTTGTCTTTAAACCTTCCTCCCGATATAGGTGAGTCGGCCGCGATTTTAATTGAAAGAATTTCAGAAAAGACAAGCGAGGAGATCCTCAACTATACTTTATCCATACCCAAGCTCCTTCTCCAAGCCATTGTCTTCATAGCGGTTTTTTATGGAATACTAGTGCACTCTAGAGATTTGTCCAAAGAGCTCTATGCGTTGCTTCCCGAAGAGAGGAAAGATCTGGGCATAGAGTTAATAGAGAAAGCAAAGTATACTCTAAATGCCATCCTAAGAACCTGGCTGATGCTGAGCGTATTTAAGGGCTTTTTGCTAGCAGTAGGCTTTTACATCTTTGGAGTAGCGAACCTTAGCGGAGCAATTGCGGCAGGAATACTCTGCGTTGTTCTGGAGCTTTTGCCCATCATTGGAGGGTGGATAGTATGGATAGCAGGGGCGATATATCTATTTACTCAGGGTAGCATTTTTGCTGGAATTATGCTCTCATTATATGGCGCAATTTTAATCTCTCCGGGGCCAGATATTACAATTAGGCCAAAGCTTGTTGCAGAAGGCGCAAGAATAAATCCGGCGCTGGCACTGGTAGGAATATTCGGCGGAATAATGGGCTTTGGGATAAAGGGATTAATAATTGGGCCAGTGGCCTTGGGGTTGCTTTCAACACTGTTGGAAGAGTGGAAGGAGCAAAAGAGCAAGGGCTAA
- a CDS encoding PH1570 family protein has product MQCEEHLEVFENGFEDGKFNLRIEYYGGDARKVLLSIIYELYQPIYGSEYVYPFECAKEFWGIFMEPGEIAPEEIRLSKPKFVNQALINRAKSLLEEIEAPEDIKDLIDITSSEIYKLKDGLLIVGKNFLLDEARKTLFVFNKPQARELILKYIKYIGR; this is encoded by the coding sequence ATGCAGTGTGAGGAGCACCTTGAGGTGTTTGAGAACGGCTTTGAGGATGGAAAATTTAACCTGAGAATTGAGTACTATGGAGGAGATGCGAGAAAAGTCCTGCTCTCAATTATTTACGAACTTTATCAACCTATATACGGCAGTGAATACGTATACCCCTTTGAATGTGCCAAGGAATTTTGGGGAATTTTCATGGAACCCGGCGAGATTGCCCCAGAAGAAATTCGGCTAAGTAAGCCCAAGTTCGTCAATCAGGCGTTGATTAATAGGGCAAAGAGCTTATTAGAGGAGATAGAGGCTCCAGAAGACATAAAAGATCTCATCGACATCACCAGCTCAGAAATATACAAGCTGAAAGATGGGCTTTTAATCGTTGGGAAGAACTTCTTACTCGACGAAGCCAGAAAAACACTGTTCGTATTTAACAAACCCCAAGCCAGAGAGTTAATCCTCAAGTATATCAAGTATATTGGGAGATGA
- the sppA gene encoding signal peptide peptidase SppA, whose protein sequence is MEREIWKYLSFILTLLLALATVAGVLLYTQNSELQRVLQEKNFTVVYNETVREVESNATLALQAKIEELQKEIEYLKSQMRANIGEETNVTLAILPVVGPIDETTSLDVISKIREIRENESIKGVVLWVESPGGYVGPVITIYKELKKLSYEKPIVAYTGGMAASGGYFLACAADKIIADPLAQVGSIGVLYVHYDLEQNYAQNGVKVNVFKTGKYKDMGAEWRDLTDEEREMIKRTINTYFEYFLQVVSEGRKLDINTTRKYGDGRIWFASDVKGTLVDDTGDLDYAIKVLEDLIGVKSANVVLYSSERTDFGIYESSSLYMPANYVSSYIRG, encoded by the coding sequence ATGGAGAGAGAAATATGGAAGTATCTCAGCTTTATTCTCACGCTCCTCTTAGCCTTAGCAACGGTTGCTGGGGTTCTCTTATATACCCAAAATAGTGAATTGCAAAGAGTCCTCCAAGAGAAGAATTTTACAGTGGTTTACAACGAAACAGTAAGGGAAGTAGAGAGCAATGCTACATTGGCACTCCAAGCGAAAATAGAGGAACTCCAGAAAGAAATTGAGTACCTCAAAAGCCAGATGCGGGCAAACATAGGTGAGGAAACTAATGTAACTCTGGCGATACTCCCTGTTGTGGGTCCAATCGATGAAACAACTTCTCTAGACGTGATTTCTAAAATTAGAGAGATAAGGGAAAACGAGAGCATTAAGGGTGTTGTTTTGTGGGTTGAAAGCCCTGGCGGATATGTGGGGCCGGTTATAACCATCTATAAAGAGTTGAAAAAACTATCGTATGAAAAGCCGATAGTTGCATATACTGGAGGCATGGCCGCTTCAGGTGGTTACTTCCTTGCATGTGCCGCCGATAAGATAATTGCCGACCCTCTTGCTCAGGTTGGGAGTATTGGTGTCCTTTACGTCCACTACGACTTAGAGCAAAACTATGCTCAGAACGGTGTCAAGGTAAACGTGTTCAAAACAGGTAAATACAAAGACATGGGGGCAGAATGGAGAGACCTTACCGATGAAGAAAGGGAGATGATAAAGAGAACGATAAATACATACTTTGAATACTTCCTTCAGGTGGTCAGCGAGGGAAGAAAGCTCGATATAAACACAACTAGGAAATACGGAGATGGAAGGATCTGGTTTGCAAGCGATGTTAAGGGCACTCTGGTTGATGATACCGGTGACCTCGACTATGCCATAAAAGTTCTTGAGGACCTTATTGGCGTTAAGAGTGCAAACGTTGTGCTTTACAGCTCCGAAAGGACAGATTTTGGAATTTATGAGAGCTCCTCACTCTATATGCCTGCTAATTATGTTTCCTCATACATACGGGGGTGA